From Psychroflexus torquis ATCC 700755, the proteins below share one genomic window:
- a CDS encoding nuclear transport factor 2 family protein, whose protein sequence is MKESIKMLTILFLIISFISCVTEAEKKSTQKREYAPVDKKIFDEIKAMDKEFFDAYNNCDLEKQALIYSDNIEFFHDKGGLMTSKKEIIEGTKRNICGKVTRELVDGSLEVYPINNYGAVQIGFHKFHNNQEPNAKSIPSKFITMWHNENGDWKMAKVISLH, encoded by the coding sequence ATGAAAGAATCAATTAAAATGTTAACCATTCTATTTCTGATAATATCATTTATTTCGTGTGTAACAGAAGCTGAAAAAAAATCAACTCAAAAAAGAGAATATGCTCCTGTTGACAAAAAAATATTTGATGAAATAAAAGCAATGGATAAAGAGTTTTTTGATGCATATAACAACTGTGATTTAGAAAAGCAGGCTTTAATTTACTCTGATAATATTGAGTTTTTTCACGATAAAGGAGGTTTAATGACATCCAAAAAAGAAATTATTGAAGGAACGAAACGGAATATTTGCGGGAAAGTTACTAGAGAACTGGTAGATGGAAGTCTTGAAGTTTATCCAATTAATAATTATGGTGCAGTACAAATAGGATTTCATAAATTTCATAATAACCAAGAACCTAATGCTAAATCAATACCAAGTAAATTTATTACAATGTGGCATAATGAAAATGGGGATTGGAAAATGGCGAAAGTTATAAGTTTACATTAA
- a CDS encoding IS5-like element ISPto9 family transposase, with the protein MIKYTPSNQLSLSEFSHPFEQELLSDNRWVKLAQLIPWDALAKVYSNKLNARNGRESIDVRMVIGAIIVKHKIGLNDRETVAMISENIYLQYFCGLKCFQTKPPFHPTVLVAIRKRMGAVNFDSWNTLIIEKADSLKPKRARNIQKNTEEEAPNQSASDSKHKGKLKIDASVADQRIVFPTDAGLLNTARKESERIIDLLYEQTQGVNKPRDYRRVARTEYLVFSKKRRKTTKQINKFIRKQLGYTRRNLSYIEKLLDQIEDQKKEEHLPGMFTDLRTAYPCKFPLPKRDQKIYWVLQLIYEQQNYMYHEKVNSVKNRIVNIYQPYVRPIPRGKDKVSTEFGAKISASEIDGMSRVEHISWDQFNESKDLVLQVESYRITFGHYPELLLADQIYLNRENRKWLKEKGIRIVGKPLGRPPKQELSAYQKRKLKKERNQRNLIEGKFGQAKNAYGLSKIKAKRKDTSESWISAIFFIMNLINLSKIADKYAIFCALFENWIYAKLNPKIKGCFYNTDVTKPFFIQNYIPLELK; encoded by the coding sequence ATGATAAAATATACGCCTTCTAATCAGTTAAGTTTATCCGAGTTTTCACATCCCTTCGAACAAGAATTGTTATCTGATAATCGCTGGGTAAAATTAGCACAACTCATCCCTTGGGATGCTTTGGCAAAGGTATATTCCAATAAACTCAATGCACGTAATGGTAGAGAGAGTATTGATGTCCGCATGGTTATAGGTGCAATTATTGTAAAGCATAAGATAGGGCTAAACGATAGAGAGACCGTTGCGATGATTAGCGAAAACATCTACTTGCAATATTTCTGTGGATTAAAGTGTTTTCAAACCAAACCCCCTTTTCACCCCACTGTACTTGTAGCTATTCGTAAACGAATGGGGGCAGTAAATTTTGACTCTTGGAATACTCTAATCATTGAAAAAGCAGATAGCTTGAAGCCAAAAAGGGCAAGGAATATTCAAAAGAACACCGAGGAAGAGGCCCCTAATCAATCTGCCTCTGATAGTAAACACAAAGGCAAACTAAAGATTGATGCTAGTGTGGCTGATCAAAGAATAGTGTTCCCTACCGATGCTGGTCTGCTTAATACAGCACGCAAAGAAAGTGAGCGAATTATAGATTTGCTTTACGAGCAAACCCAAGGAGTTAATAAACCTCGAGATTACCGTCGAGTAGCAAGAACAGAATATCTTGTATTTTCTAAAAAACGCAGAAAGACAACCAAACAAATAAACAAGTTCATTCGAAAACAACTAGGATATACCAGGCGTAACCTATCTTATATTGAAAAACTGTTAGACCAAATAGAAGATCAAAAAAAGGAGGAACACTTGCCTGGCATGTTTACAGATCTTAGAACTGCTTATCCCTGTAAATTCCCTTTACCAAAACGGGACCAAAAGATTTACTGGGTGCTTCAACTCATCTATGAACAACAAAACTATATGTATCACGAAAAAGTTAATAGTGTAAAAAATAGAATAGTCAATATTTATCAACCTTACGTTCGCCCTATCCCAAGAGGAAAGGATAAAGTATCGACAGAATTTGGAGCAAAGATTAGTGCTAGTGAGATAGATGGAATGAGTAGAGTAGAACATATAAGTTGGGATCAATTTAATGAATCTAAAGATTTAGTATTACAAGTAGAATCCTACAGAATCACCTTTGGTCACTACCCAGAATTACTACTGGCAGACCAAATATACCTTAACAGAGAGAACAGAAAATGGCTCAAAGAAAAAGGGATTAGAATTGTAGGAAAACCATTAGGGAGACCGCCAAAACAAGAACTTTCTGCCTATCAAAAGCGAAAACTCAAAAAAGAGCGAAACCAAAGAAACCTAATAGAAGGAAAGTTTGGACAAGCAAAAAACGCATACGGACTTAGCAAAATAAAAGCTAAAAGGAAAGACACATCAGAAAGCTGGATTAGTGCCATTTTCTTCATAATGAACTTAATAAACTTATCAAAAATAGCAGATAAATATGCTATTTTTTGTGCCTTATTTGAAAATTGGATATACGCTAAGCTAAATCCCAAAATAAAAGGGTGTTTCTATAATACTGATGTCACTAAACCCTTTTTTATTCAAAATTACATACCTCTTGAACTAAAATAA
- a CDS encoding IS30 family transposase has protein sequence MSHLTKEQRYTISVMRKEGYNHRAIAESIDKDKSVISRELKRNKDQRSGEYRYELAVKKCRERHKTKPKQICFTNEIKTASERLLKLDYSPEQVVGILKKHQEPSVSVETLYQHIWNDKKHKGTLHKHLRHQGRRYRKRGAAKDSRGIIKDRVSIEKRPSKVELRDRFGDLEVDLIIGKNHNQAILTINDRSSGMLKMKKVPSKESKGVGLAIIDLLEDWKPYLKTITADNGKEFADHLVVAQELNIDYYFARPYHSWERGSNENLNGLIRQYLPKKTDFTKITDYQVKQIQEKLNLRPRKRFNYENPIFVMDQLLFNPEVAFMT, from the coding sequence ATGAGTCACCTTACCAAAGAACAAAGATATACAATATCTGTAATGCGCAAAGAAGGCTATAACCATAGAGCTATTGCAGAAAGTATAGACAAAGACAAGTCAGTAATTAGTCGAGAGCTAAAGCGTAATAAGGATCAAAGAAGCGGTGAATATCGCTATGAATTAGCTGTGAAAAAGTGTCGCGAGAGACATAAAACAAAACCTAAACAGATTTGTTTTACAAATGAAATAAAAACAGCTTCAGAAAGGCTTTTAAAGTTAGATTATAGTCCAGAACAGGTAGTAGGGATATTAAAGAAACACCAAGAACCTAGTGTAAGTGTTGAAACACTTTATCAACATATCTGGAATGATAAAAAACATAAAGGAACCCTACATAAGCATCTAAGACATCAAGGCAGGCGTTATCGTAAAAGAGGCGCAGCAAAGGATTCTAGGGGTATTATAAAAGACAGGGTAAGTATAGAAAAACGACCTAGTAAAGTGGAGCTCAGAGATCGCTTTGGAGATCTTGAAGTGGATTTGATAATAGGTAAAAATCACAATCAAGCTATTCTAACAATTAATGATAGAAGCTCTGGAATGCTTAAAATGAAAAAAGTTCCTTCTAAAGAATCCAAAGGGGTAGGCTTAGCAATCATAGATTTATTAGAGGATTGGAAACCTTATTTGAAAACTATTACAGCGGATAATGGAAAAGAGTTTGCAGACCACCTTGTGGTAGCGCAAGAGCTAAATATAGATTATTATTTTGCAAGACCTTATCACTCCTGGGAACGGGGTTCAAACGAAAACCTAAACGGACTGATAAGACAATATTTACCTAAAAAAACAGACTTTACAAAAATCACTGATTACCAAGTAAAACAGATACAAGAGAAATTAAATCTAAGACCTAGAAAAAGGTTCAATTATGAAAATCCTATATTTGTAATGGATCAATTATTATTTAACCCAGAAGTTGCATTTATGACTTGA
- a CDS encoding cupin domain-containing protein: MIKKGDTIVNARTGQKMTFLETWAETNGTQLKIDCVSPASSQKEKSHVHPYQENRFTVSKGQLLFTTDGKEHLASVGDVISIPKNIPHSFYNADQADAHYIQEFFPALKTDSLFETFFVLERENKLNKRGTPNVFRTALILLNFKNEIRLAHPNWKLQKITFKLLAPFAKLMGYKAFYE, from the coding sequence ATGATAAAAAAAGGAGATACGATTGTAAATGCTCGAACTGGTCAAAAAATGACATTTTTAGAAACATGGGCTGAAACAAACGGCACGCAATTAAAGATTGATTGTGTGAGCCCAGCTAGCTCTCAAAAAGAGAAATCACATGTTCATCCCTATCAGGAAAATAGGTTTACAGTTTCAAAGGGTCAACTTTTGTTTACTACAGATGGCAAGGAACATTTGGCCTCTGTTGGAGATGTGATTTCTATTCCTAAAAACATCCCTCATTCTTTTTATAATGCTGATCAGGCAGATGCACATTATATTCAGGAGTTCTTTCCTGCTCTTAAAACGGACAGTTTATTTGAAACATTCTTTGTTTTAGAAAGAGAGAATAAATTGAATAAAAGGGGAACTCCTAATGTCTTTAGAACGGCACTGATATTACTCAATTTTAAAAATGAAATAAGATTGGCACATCCAAATTGGAAGCTCCAAAAAATTACTTTTAAACTACTTGCTCCATTTGCCAAACTAATGGGCTATAAAGCATTTTATGAATAA
- the dgt gene encoding dGTP triphosphohydrolase, with protein sequence MLELYSKSDCLRFAEENESNLGKEDYRSDFWRDYARLLHSPSFRRLTGKTQLFPNNETDFFRNRLTHSLEVGQIAKSITKRLNHQYNLNIDEDLVSFSALTHDLGHPPFGHQGEEALDECMMKYGGFEGNAQTLRIITKIEKKLYNEEFPSGFDDSGNDLRFGLNLTYRSIASILKYDTVIPFTKKERKMFHDSRSEKTKPVKGFYKSEENIIKEIKEKIAGDRDFIGFKTIECSIMDIADDIAYSNYDLEDSFKAGFLSPIDLLYPDEELLVRVVNSVNKRTNLTLKPDDISLILIDIYGHILESTEEIETIKITEENKDDLIYYYAGNAYKSSMNIASNGALRTQMSSRLVGKFIRQVDLKLNKEAPYLSKAFLNEDTLIEVEVLKTLTYESQILSPKLKIAELRGKEIVKRIFKTINKKNGNQLLPKDYQQIYLRSNKVDKKRVICDFISGMTNNYAIQFYGRLTSENPETIFKPL encoded by the coding sequence ATGTTAGAGTTATATTCAAAAAGCGATTGTCTAAGGTTCGCAGAAGAAAACGAATCTAATTTAGGAAAAGAAGATTATAGATCTGATTTTTGGAGAGACTATGCTCGACTTCTTCATAGTCCAAGTTTTAGAAGATTAACAGGTAAAACACAATTATTTCCTAACAATGAAACTGATTTTTTTAGAAATAGATTAACACATTCTTTAGAAGTCGGACAAATTGCAAAATCAATCACGAAAAGATTAAATCATCAATATAATTTAAATATTGATGAAGATTTGGTTTCATTCTCAGCTTTAACACACGATTTAGGACATCCACCATTTGGACATCAAGGAGAAGAAGCTTTAGATGAATGTATGATGAAATATGGAGGATTTGAAGGAAATGCTCAGACATTAAGAATTATAACTAAAATTGAAAAAAAATTATACAACGAAGAATTTCCAAGTGGGTTTGATGACAGTGGAAATGATTTAAGGTTTGGATTAAACTTAACTTATAGGTCTATCGCATCGATTTTGAAATATGATACAGTTATTCCTTTTACCAAAAAAGAAAGGAAAATGTTCCATGATTCAAGAAGTGAAAAAACTAAACCTGTGAAAGGTTTTTATAAATCCGAAGAGAATATAATTAAGGAAATAAAAGAAAAAATAGCAGGAGACAGAGATTTTATAGGATTTAAGACAATTGAATGTTCTATTATGGATATAGCAGATGATATTGCATATTCTAATTATGATTTAGAAGATTCATTTAAAGCGGGATTTTTATCTCCAATAGATTTGCTTTATCCAGATGAAGAACTTCTAGTTAGAGTAGTAAATTCAGTTAACAAAAGAACTAATTTAACTTTAAAACCGGACGATATCAGTTTGATTTTAATAGATATTTACGGACATATTTTAGAATCAACAGAAGAGATTGAAACAATCAAAATTACAGAAGAAAATAAAGATGATTTAATATATTATTATGCAGGAAATGCATACAAGTCATCAATGAATATTGCCTCAAATGGTGCCTTGAGAACGCAAATGTCCTCAAGGTTAGTTGGGAAATTCATAAGACAGGTTGATTTAAAATTAAATAAAGAAGCTCCATATTTATCAAAAGCTTTTCTAAATGAAGATACACTTATAGAGGTCGAAGTATTAAAAACCTTGACTTATGAATCACAAATTTTATCTCCTAAATTAAAAATTGCGGAATTACGTGGGAAAGAAATAGTTAAACGCATTTTCAAAACCATAAATAAAAAAAACGGAAATCAATTGCTTCCTAAAGACTATCAACAAATTTATTTAAGATCAAATAAAGTTGATAAGAAAAGAGTCATTTGTGACTTTATTTCAGGAATGACTAACAATTATGCGATTCAATTCTATGGTAGATTAACTTCAGAAAACCCTGAGACAATTTTCAAACCTCTATAA
- a CDS encoding helix-turn-helix domain-containing protein codes for MTYLYFILKNSDSQKSKNWLWQLHFILSSLIGLWILLDFTEGILVTKKASYYTIILFIGISFFLYWVSYYTIYNRKLYAEANEIKQILKTQELNISKTPNSSNTIFEKFESLFKEEYEYRNPNVTRESTAERLGISAGYLSQIINSNTEDNFSSYVNQYRVEEAKKMLHDNTFDKYNIESIGLEAGFSSNTTFHKVLKKFTGITPRAYKNKNK; via the coding sequence ATGACCTACCTATATTTTATCTTAAAAAATTCTGATTCTCAAAAGTCGAAAAATTGGTTATGGCAATTGCATTTTATATTAAGCTCACTAATTGGTCTTTGGATTCTTCTCGATTTTACTGAAGGTATTTTAGTAACTAAAAAAGCAAGCTATTATACAATCATACTATTTATTGGAATTTCTTTTTTTCTTTACTGGGTATCTTATTATACAATTTACAACCGAAAATTATATGCTGAAGCAAATGAGATAAAACAAATATTAAAAACTCAAGAACTAAACATATCTAAAACTCCTAATTCTTCTAATACTATTTTTGAAAAATTCGAAAGTCTATTTAAAGAAGAATATGAATATAGAAACCCAAATGTTACTAGAGAATCTACTGCTGAAAGATTAGGTATTAGCGCAGGATATTTATCTCAAATTATTAATTCAAATACCGAAGATAATTTTTCAAGCTATGTAAATCAATATAGAGTTGAAGAAGCAAAAAAAATGTTACACGATAATACCTTCGATAAATACAATATTGAATCAATAGGTCTTGAAGCTGGGTTTTCTTCAAATACAACATTTCACAAAGTATTAAAAAAATTCACAGGAATAACTCCACGAGCCTACAAGAATAAAAATAAATAA
- a CDS encoding S41 family peptidase: protein MIRTNIPFFAQTIFITLFSILFFQVGYSQDKISKIYLEKDLAILKSNLEKNHGGLYTYSSKKIIDDWFIQTQKNLKDSMGTFEFYRLLTPLNSVIKNGHTDIPYPKLKKDFKLLPIQLYKYKDSFYVGDFFAKGYEDLLGLQILKIDKQPIGEIYNSLLKNYTRDGDNLTFPNENLSSLFGLDYALIYGSKSNHTITISKDNKNVQIELKSTLLNDEVVNAYEKSKKQKPLSFEINNKVGILTFSTFSERKLEKENYLSFLEESFKKIKHNTIEHLIIDVRDNSGGDALPTQELLSYLLDKEFVMYKDVYTITKKIKDKKYYSNQGVFWLNAFSWLKLKKTMDNHYSLRKIEGMDVFSPKKDNFKGKLYILINGKSFSATGEFTSFLKNNRNVIFIGEEVGGNKVQNTSGISYIITLPYTKQKVKIPLVVWEMNVDYKNDSHGIKPDYWIRNTIGQELNDYDSVLNFTLEFIKNR from the coding sequence ATGATCAGAACTAACATACCTTTTTTTGCGCAAACAATTTTTATTACGCTATTTTCTATTTTATTCTTTCAAGTAGGATATTCTCAAGATAAAATCAGCAAAATATACCTAGAAAAAGACTTAGCTATTTTAAAATCGAATCTAGAAAAAAACCACGGAGGTTTATATACTTATTCTTCAAAGAAGATAATAGATGATTGGTTTATACAAACTCAGAAAAACTTGAAAGATTCTATGGGAACCTTTGAGTTTTATAGACTATTAACTCCATTAAATAGCGTTATTAAAAACGGACATACGGACATCCCATATCCAAAACTTAAAAAAGATTTCAAGTTACTTCCAATACAACTATATAAATATAAAGATTCATTTTATGTAGGTGATTTTTTTGCAAAAGGGTATGAGGATTTATTAGGATTACAGATTTTAAAAATTGATAAGCAACCAATAGGAGAAATATATAATTCACTACTCAAAAATTATACAAGAGATGGTGATAATTTAACTTTTCCAAATGAAAATTTATCTTCATTATTTGGATTAGACTACGCATTAATTTATGGCTCAAAATCTAATCATACAATTACTATAAGTAAGGATAATAAAAATGTTCAAATTGAATTAAAAAGCACATTATTGAATGATGAAGTAGTTAATGCTTACGAAAAGAGTAAAAAACAAAAACCTTTGAGTTTTGAAATAAACAATAAGGTAGGTATTTTAACATTTTCTACTTTTTCAGAAAGAAAATTAGAAAAAGAAAACTATCTAAGTTTTTTAGAAGAATCATTTAAAAAAATTAAACATAATACAATTGAACATTTAATTATTGATGTTAGAGATAATAGTGGAGGTGATGCTCTTCCTACTCAAGAGCTTTTGTCTTATCTGTTAGATAAAGAGTTTGTTATGTATAAAGATGTTTATACAATTACTAAGAAGATTAAAGACAAAAAGTATTATAGTAATCAGGGTGTGTTTTGGCTAAATGCATTTAGCTGGCTTAAGTTAAAAAAAACAATGGATAATCATTACAGCCTGCGAAAGATTGAAGGAATGGATGTCTTTTCACCAAAAAAAGATAACTTTAAAGGAAAACTTTATATACTTATAAATGGTAAATCGTTTTCTGCCACAGGCGAATTTACCTCTTTTTTAAAGAACAATAGAAATGTAATTTTTATAGGAGAAGAAGTAGGTGGAAATAAGGTTCAGAATACAAGTGGAATATCTTATATTATTACTTTACCTTACACTAAACAAAAGGTAAAAATACCTCTGGTTGTTTGGGAAATGAACGTAGATTATAAAAATGATAGTCACGGTATTAAACCGGATTATTGGATAAGAAATACAATTGGTCAAGAATTGAATGACTATGATAGTGTTTTGAATTTCACTTTAGAGTTTATAAAAAATCGATAA
- a CDS encoding SMP-30/gluconolactonase/LRE family protein, protein MKKVKMISVVLILSGLLLSSCDIKPLAYQPKTIPSFEGATQLNDKLATSKKIEIDNWYGPEDILFDSLGNIYTGVHNADFSDGRILKVDPLGKVEEFYNSGSWVAGLHFDKESNVIALSHKQGLISISPTKNVTVLAATDEHGRPFLIPNGLDIADNGMIYFSNTSETSAYSIKYGRKIIMEMRPLGGLHSYNPATKEVKTLIDGVYFGNGVVVSKDQTHLLMVETTKYRVLKYWISGENAGLTEVFMDNLHGFPNGISIREDGTYWLGFSTKRNKALDEIHPKTGMKKFVYGLPEFVQPKAEPFGMVMNISTDGEILETLFDREGVVLPEAGAVKEFNGYLYIGGDVLPYIGKYKLDTIN, encoded by the coding sequence ATGAAAAAAGTAAAAATGATTTCTGTGGTATTAATTCTATCTGGATTACTGCTTAGTTCTTGTGACATAAAGCCATTGGCTTATCAACCAAAAACAATTCCTTCTTTTGAGGGCGCAACACAATTAAATGACAAACTCGCAACAAGTAAAAAAATCGAAATCGACAATTGGTATGGACCTGAGGATATCCTGTTCGATTCCCTAGGGAATATATACACAGGTGTGCATAATGCGGATTTTAGTGATGGACGAATTTTAAAAGTAGATCCTTTAGGAAAAGTTGAAGAGTTTTATAATTCAGGTTCATGGGTAGCTGGATTGCATTTCGATAAAGAAAGCAACGTCATTGCCTTAAGCCACAAACAAGGGTTAATAAGCATAAGTCCGACAAAGAATGTCACTGTGTTGGCCGCAACTGATGAACACGGAAGACCATTTCTTATTCCGAATGGATTGGATATTGCCGATAATGGGATGATTTATTTCAGTAATACTTCAGAAACCTCAGCATATTCTATCAAATATGGCCGAAAGATTATCATGGAAATGAGACCCCTTGGGGGGTTGCACAGCTACAATCCTGCAACAAAAGAAGTAAAAACGCTTATTGATGGCGTCTATTTTGGCAATGGTGTCGTAGTCTCAAAAGATCAAACCCACCTTTTGATGGTAGAAACAACAAAATACAGAGTCTTAAAATATTGGATCTCTGGTGAAAATGCAGGCCTAACAGAAGTATTCATGGACAACCTTCACGGTTTTCCCAATGGAATTTCAATTAGAGAGGACGGAACTTATTGGTTGGGATTTTCAACAAAAAGAAACAAGGCTTTGGACGAAATACATCCCAAAACAGGAATGAAAAAATTCGTTTACGGGTTACCGGAATTCGTACAACCCAAAGCCGAACCTTTTGGAATGGTTATGAACATTTCAACGGATGGTGAAATCTTAGAAACACTCTTTGATAGAGAAGGAGTTGTTTTGCCAGAAGCAGGAGCTGTTAAAGAGTTTAATGGCTACTTGTATATTGGTGGTGATGTGCTCCCTTACATCGGAAAATACAAATTAGATACAATCAATTAA
- a CDS encoding Crp/Fnr family transcriptional regulator, translating to MNELKDYFNAISKLNESTWDKIIPFFKEGKLLKNEYFAQENKTARQIAFLKTGVVRAFFINQEGKDYNKQFFVGQSIIGAYTSLLTGNKNLIAQQALTDCVIYTCDYKTLTALFDECSDLERFARKIAEYYFLEKEKKEIEIVLLDASQRYILFQKEFPTLEQLISQFHIASYLGISATQLSRIRKQFASK from the coding sequence ATGAACGAACTAAAGGATTATTTCAATGCAATTTCCAAGCTTAATGAATCAACATGGGATAAAATAATTCCATTTTTTAAGGAGGGTAAACTTCTAAAGAACGAATACTTCGCTCAAGAAAATAAAACCGCTCGGCAAATAGCTTTTCTTAAAACAGGTGTTGTTAGAGCTTTTTTCATAAATCAGGAAGGCAAAGATTACAACAAACAATTCTTTGTTGGGCAAAGTATAATCGGTGCTTATACCTCTTTGCTAACAGGAAATAAAAACCTCATTGCGCAACAGGCTCTAACAGACTGTGTAATTTATACCTGTGATTACAAAACATTGACAGCTCTTTTTGACGAATGTTCAGATTTGGAAAGATTCGCAAGGAAAATAGCAGAGTATTATTTTTTAGAAAAAGAAAAGAAAGAAATTGAAATTGTATTGCTTGATGCTTCTCAACGGTATATCCTTTTTCAAAAAGAATTCCCAACTCTCGAACAACTCATTTCTCAATTTCATATCGCTTCCTATTTAGGCATATCTGCCACTCAATTAAGTCGAATCAGAAAACAGTTCGCATCCAAATAA
- a CDS encoding zeta toxin family protein — MPNKRLRMFAGPNGSGKTTVFNEIKIEYDLDLGIYLNADEIEKKLKKKNSISISDFNLSAEVGSKFNDFISSHTLFRKAENDGYKIDLTFEDGLILNHNSRTHSYEASILTDFLRQELIKSGQKLSFETVMSHPSKIETLKFSKQKNYKNYLYFISTESVEINKSRVIERVLNGGHPVPPIKIEERYYRSLEMLQDAIKSTYRTFIFDNSESKSRLILDIHKAKTVTYQSDRIPNWVDKYCLGIK; from the coding sequence ATGCCAAATAAAAGATTAAGAATGTTCGCTGGACCAAATGGTTCAGGAAAAACCACTGTTTTTAATGAAATTAAAATCGAATACGATTTGGATTTGGGGATTTATTTAAACGCAGATGAAATAGAGAAAAAACTCAAAAAGAAAAATTCAATTAGTATTTCTGACTTCAATCTTTCTGCAGAAGTTGGATCTAAATTTAATGACTTCATTTCTTCTCATACTTTATTTAGAAAAGCAGAAAATGATGGATATAAAATTGACTTAACTTTTGAAGATGGTCTAATTCTAAATCATAATTCACGAACTCATTCTTATGAGGCGTCAATTTTAACTGATTTTTTACGACAAGAACTAATTAAATCAGGACAAAAACTTTCATTTGAAACAGTAATGTCTCACCCTTCTAAAATAGAGACTTTAAAATTCTCAAAACAGAAAAATTACAAGAACTATCTTTATTTTATATCTACCGAAAGTGTTGAAATTAATAAATCTCGTGTAATTGAAAGAGTTCTGAATGGTGGCCACCCAGTTCCACCTATTAAAATAGAAGAAAGATACTATAGAAGTTTAGAAATGTTGCAAGATGCTATAAAATCAACGTATAGAACTTTTATTTTTGATAATAGTGAAAGTAAATCTAGATTAATTCTTGACATTCACAAAGCTAAAACTGTTACTTATCAAAGTGATAGAATACCTAATTGGGTAGATAAATACTGCTTAGGAATTAAATAA
- a CDS encoding GIY-YIG nuclease family protein, with protein MHGIYQILNIENGDCYIGSAVNLQKRTNQHLSMLRRYISKHIHLQRTWNKYGEENFEINILEKVADRNDLIQREQFFIDKFKPAYNVRIVAESNLGIQESAETKALKSNVAKARGQNERQLAALRKAQRNRIGKPVKGKVKQSLKLGPLSMVGKPKSKETKEKIRQTKLGEKNYMFGISQEDHPSSKKVKNKLTGAVYASAKLCSEKLGKSYVHVNMILRGQRKNTLNIEYLKE; from the coding sequence ATGCACGGAATATATCAAATACTGAATATAGAAAACGGTGACTGTTATATTGGAAGTGCTGTCAATCTGCAGAAAAGGACAAATCAGCACCTTTCAATGTTAAGAAGATATATTTCTAAGCATATCCACTTACAACGAACATGGAACAAATACGGTGAAGAAAACTTTGAAATTAATATCCTAGAAAAGGTAGCAGATAGGAATGACTTAATTCAACGTGAACAATTTTTTATAGACAAGTTTAAGCCAGCATACAATGTTCGAATTGTTGCGGAATCAAATCTAGGTATTCAGGAGAGTGCAGAAACAAAAGCACTCAAAAGCAATGTAGCTAAGGCAAGGGGGCAGAATGAACGGCAGTTAGCAGCCCTGCGAAAAGCTCAAAGAAATCGAATTGGAAAACCTGTAAAAGGAAAGGTAAAACAGTCTTTAAAATTGGGTCCATTATCAATGGTTGGAAAACCAAAAAGCAAAGAGACCAAGGAGAAAATAAGACAGACCAAACTCGGAGAAAAGAACTATATGTTCGGAATTTCACAAGAAGACCATCCTTCTTCGAAAAAGGTCAAGAACAAATTGACAGGTGCAGTTTATGCTTCAGCTAAACTATGTTCCGAAAAATTGGGAAAAAGCTATGTTCACGTTAATATGATATTGCGTGGACAAAGAAAGAACACTTTAAACATTGAGTATTTAAAAGAATAA